A window of the Brassica oleracea var. oleracea cultivar TO1000 chromosome C1, BOL, whole genome shotgun sequence genome harbors these coding sequences:
- the LOC106337820 gene encoding macro domain-containing protein XCC3184-like, giving the protein MPSRISLPPSSDLFVGNLGYDVDSQALVLLKSLSLCYYSKLSLVFNSSSSMSENITEQMCWLVNLTIHRAAGPQLRAACYELSEVRPGVRCPLGEARITPGFNLPASRAVGPIYDSAVNPEESLSNSYRNSMRVAKENNIKYIAFPAISCGIYGYPFDEAALIGISTIKEFANDFKDSDFLRVKTTVETRRANEMHGLFRTLTDNMIVDKKIKILDKEEVNNSHSEWI; this is encoded by the exons ATGCCATCTCGGATCTCTTTGCCTCCATCATCAGATCTCTTCGTCGGAAATTTGGGTTACGATGTTGATAGCCAAGCCCTGGTACTGTTGAAATCGCTGAG TTTATGTTATTATTCTAAGCTCTCACTTGTATTCAATTCAAGTAGTAGCATGTCTGAGAACATCACTGAGCAAATGTGTTGGTTGGTCAATCTGA CAATACATAGAGCTGCTGGGCCACAGCTGAGAGCAGCGTGCTATGAGCTCTCTGAAGTTCGTCCTGGAGTCCGTTGTCCATTAGGTGAAGCAAGAATCACTCC GGGTTTTAACTTGCCTGCATCCCGTGCCGTTGGACCTATCTATGACTCAGCTGTCAACCCTGAAGAATCCCTCTCCAATTCTTACAG AAATAGTATGAGAGTGGCTAAGGAAAACAACATCAAGTACATTGCATTTCCTGCCATATCTTGTGGGATTTACGG ATATCCTTTTGATGAAGCAGCTCTGATCGGGATATCAACCATCAAAGAGTTTGCCAATGACTTTAAAGACTCTGATTTCTTGAGGGTCAAAACAACCGTGGAAACTAGAAGAGCCAATGAAATGCACGGCCTTTTCAG GACGCTTACTGACAACATGATTGTGGATAAGAAGATTAAAATTTTAGATAAAGAAGAAGTTAACAATAGTCATAGTGAGTGGATATGA